CGGGGAGATGTCGCCCACCTCGTCCAGGAGGATGGTGCCCCCGTGGGCCCGCTCGAACCGGCCCTCCCGGTCGGCCACCGCGCCGGTGAAGGCCCCCTTGACGTGGCCGAAGAGCTCACTCTCCAGGAGGTTCTCGGCCAGGGCCGTGCAGTTGACCCTCACCAGGGGCCCCTGGGCCCTCCCGCCCCGGGCGTGCAAGGCCTCGGCCACCAGCTCCTTGCCGGTGCCCGACTCCCCGGTGATGAGCACCGTGGTGTCCAGGTCGGCCAGGTCCTCCACCAGGGCGTAGACCCGCTGCATGGACCTGCTCATGCCCACCATCCCCTCGAACTCCTTCCTCTGCCCGGTGTCCCGCTCCAGGAGGGCCAGGCGGGTCTCGTCCCGCATCACCACCACCGCTCCGGAGAGGGCACCCCCGCCGTCCAGAAGCGGGCTTATGGTGACGTCCACCACCCGGCCCCGCTGCTTCCCCCTGAGCAGGCACTCCATCCGGTGAAGCTCCACCGTCTCCTGCCTCTCGAGGCACCGGGCGAGGGCCTCCAGGACCTTCCCCTTGCACCCCTCGAAGGGCAGCGCGTCCAGCTCCCTGCCCAGCACCTCCTCCCTCCGGAGGCCGAACAGGCGGCAGGCCGCCTCGTTGAGCTCCAGCACCCTTCGCTCCCTCTGCACCGTCACGATGCCGTCCCGCACGCTCCGGAAAACCGCCTCCAGGTTGGCGCGCCTGGGTTCCCGGGCGCACGGGTCGAGGGCGGCCGTCCCGTCGGCCTCGACGGAGCTTGTGAGCACCGCGGAGCGCGCTTGCTTCGTGTGCATCGCTCTGAGCAGTTCCGCGTGCGAAGAGCCGTTTGCGGCGAGGTCCAGAAGGATGAGGCTCACCCGCTCGCTGGAGAGCT
This window of the Nitrospirota bacterium genome carries:
- a CDS encoding sigma 54-interacting transcriptional regulator; amino-acid sequence: MKSCGHSSCVLLISDTGPRAASLEAVLRSEGYGITVARGYEEALEKLSSERVSLILLDLAANGSSHAELLRAMHTKQARSAVLTSSVEADGTAALDPCAREPRRANLEAVFRSVRDGIVTVQRERRVLELNEAACRLFGLRREEVLGRELDALPFEGCKGKVLEALARCLERQETVELHRMECLLRGKQRGRVVDVTISPLLDGGGALSGAVVVMRDETRLALLERDTGQRKEFEGMVGMSRSMQRVYALVEDLADLDTTVLITGESGTGKELVAEALHARGGRAQGPLVRVNCTALAENLLESELFGHVKGAFTGAVADREGRFERAHGGTILLDEVGDISPGMQMRLLRVLQHREFERVGDPSPRRVDVRVVAATNRDLKEKVRKGEFREDLYYRLKVVEIHLPPLRERREDIPLLVEHFTGHFNRKLERAVQGVSDEVRRLLAEHAWPGNVRELEHALEHAVILARSEVLTLEDLPQDL